A region of the uncultured Bacteroides sp. genome:
GGATCTCCTTAATTTCAGCAATATTCTTTAAATATTCATCGTGAGACATCAGACCCACACAGGGCCCGGCGCAATTTTTAATATGGTATTCCAGACAAACTTTGAATTTGCCTAAACGAATATTCTCGGGAGTAAGGTTTAAATGACAGGTTCGGATAGGATATAAGTGCTTTACAAGGTCTAGCAAAGCGTTCATTGACGGTGCGTGGCTGTAAGGGCCATAATAAGTAGAACCGTCACGGATTATTCTTCTTGTTTTATATATGCGTGGGAAATACTCATTGCTTATGCAGATAGAAGGATAAGTTTTATCATCCTTCAGCAGTACGTTGTAGCGTGGTTTGTATTTTTTTATAAGATTATTCTCCAGCAATAATGCATCTTCTTCGGTATTTACTACGATATAACGAATATCTGCAATCTTGCTAACCAGAATTCTAGTCTTTCCTGATTCGTGCTCTTTGCTAAAGTAGGAGTAAACCCTTCGCTTTAGGTTCTTAGCCTTTCCAACATAGATAATGGTACCTTCGGAGTTTAAATACTGATAAATTCCAGGTCCTTCAGGGAGATTTAATACAATTCCCTTTAAATAATCTGAAATATTTAGCTCCTGAGGTTCCATTATTTACATGTTTTAGCTTATTAAAGAACTAAAACGGCTTCAATGTTATCTTCTTCGCTGAAGATTGCACGTCCGTTCAACTCTTTTAATTCAATGATGAAATTTACATAAACAGCTTTTGGATTAAATCTCTTGGTTAATTTGATAGCTGCTTTCATTGTTCCACCAGTTGCTAAAAGATCATCGTGCAGTAATACTACGTCATCTTCCGTAATAGCATCTTTGTGAACCTGGATAGTATCTGTGCCGTATTCTTTATTATAACTTTCTTCCAAAGTTTCTGCAGGCAGTTTACCTGGTTTACGGATAGGAATAAATCCTGCTCCTAATCTTGCAGCTAAAATAGGTCCCATTATAAATCCTCGTGACTCTATACCTGCAACTTTAGTGATCCCTTTATCTTTATACATTTCATAAAGTTCGTCAGAAAGTTCCTTTAAACAATCGGGATCTTTAAATAGTGTAGTCTCATCTTTAAACTGAATTCCAGGTATAGGGAAATTGGGGACATTTCTAATGCTCTTAATGAGCTTTTCTTTGTTCATAGCCAGTATTTTAGTTGTTTCTTATTAATTTAATTGTTTCACGTGAAACGGAGCTCTTATTTTCTTAAAAGCACCAGTAATACGTTTATATCGCTTGGTGAGATGCCAGGTATTCTACTCGCTTGCGCTATCGTTTCTGGATCTATCTTAATTAGCTTTTGTCTCGCTTCTGTCGATATAGAATTTATAGTATTATAGTCGAGCTTGCCTTTTATCTTAATTGTTTCAAGGCGCTCTATTTTATTAGCAATTAATTTTTCACGATTAATATAACCTTCGTATTTGATAAGAATTTCTGCAGCCTCTTTTATTTCCTCTCTTCTATCTTTTATTTGATCTAATTTTTCTTTGAATGCAGGAATGAGTTCTGAGATATTTTCCAAAGTAATTTGAGGACGATTGATCAAATCAATTAGTTTACATCCTTGTTTAAGAGTAGAAGTTCCAAGATTTTCTAATGCATCATTGATAGGACCCACTTTTACAGACTGCGTTTTGGCAAACTCCATTATGCGGTTTATTTCAGTCCTTTTATCGATTAAAAGGGAATAACGGTCTCTTTTTGCTAATCCCAAATTATATGCTCTTTCTGTTAATCGCATATCTGCATCATCTTGTCGAAGCAATATTCGGTATTCCGCACGGGAAGTAAACATTCGGTAAGGCTCATCTACTCCTTTTGTAACTAAATCATCGATTAATACGCCAATATATGCTTCATTTCTACCTAGAACAAAAGGTTCTCCGTTGTGACAGTTCTGGTGTGCATTAATTCCTGCAATGATTCCTTGTCCGCCTGCTTCTTCATATCCGGTGGTTCCATTAACCTGCCCGGCGAAGAATAAGTTTTTAATAATCTTCGATTCCAACGTATGTTTTAATTGTGTTGGATCGAAATAATCATATTCAATGGCATATCCCGGCCTATATATCATTAGATCTTTAAATGCTGGAATCTTTTTCAAAGCTCTGATTTGAATATCTAATGGCAGTGAAGAGGAAAATCCATTTAAATAAAGTTCTTTTGTGGTTTCTCCTTCGGGTTCAAGAAACAGCTGATGCTGATTCTTATCTGGGAATGTGACGATTTTTGTTTCAATGCTTGGACAGTATCGTGGACCAATACTTTGAATTTGTCCGTTGAATAGGGGAGAATCAGCTAAACCATCTTTTAGTATCTGGTGAACTTCTTCGTTTGTATAGCAAGTCCAGCATTGTAATTGCTTTAAATGTCTTGTTCCTGTATTCATGTATGAGAACTTGTGAAAATCAGCTTCTCCGTCCTGAGTTCCCATTAAGTCATAGTTTACACTACGGCCGTCAATACGAACAGGAGTTCCCGTCTTCATTCTGTCAGACTTAACCCCATGTTGTACGATGGATTCGGTTAAAAGGTAAGAAGCAGGCTCGGCCATTCTTCCTCCTGAAAGTTTTGTTTTACCAATGTGCATCAATCCATTCAGGAAGGTTCCTGCAGTGAGCACTACAGTCTTTGCCCGGAATTCAACGTCGAGATAGGTCTTTAAACCTACAATTTCTCCGTTTTCAACGATTATTTCCTTAACAGTATCCTGCCAGATATAGAGGTTTGGAATGTTTTCCAGTATCTCTCTCCAGGTCCAGATAAACTTATTTCTGTCGCATTGAGCGCGTGGACTCCACATTGCCGGTCCTTTTGATCGGTTCAGCATACGGAATTGAATGGCTGTCTTGTCTGTAACCAGACCCATATAGCCACCCAAGGCATCAATCTCCCGGACTATTTGTCCTTTAGCGATACCACCTACGGCGGGATTACAGCTCATCTGAGCAATTTTATTCATGTCCATCGTGATAAGACACGTCTTTGATCCCAAATTTGCAGCAGCAGCTGCCGCCTCGCAACCGGCATGTCCTGCTCCGATAACAATTACATCATACTTAAAATCCATTGATTCAATCTATTTTACGCCGCAAATTTACGAAAAATACTTAGTATGTTTATTGTATGAATAGAAAAGAATTGGATTGTATCTTTTTAACGCAAAAAAAACGCTTTAAATCTGGATTCTCAGAATTGAGTCGCGATTGATTTGTAAATGGTGGCAGATGTACCCGAAATGGGGGAGATAAATAGATTTTAGTGGCAGATGATTTTGCATCTGCCACCTAATGAAAGGCCCTTCAATAAAGGCTTTTATATAAAATAGTAGCAGATGGCAGCAATCTTGTGAAAAAAGTGTGCAAGGATAAATAATCTGAAATTTTTAATCCTTTAATAAAGCTAGTGCCTTGTTTTCTGCAGCCTCCATAACTTCTCGCTCTCCTTCTCCCTTGTCATTAATGCCGCAAAGGTGAAGAATACCGTGTATGATTGTGCGATGAAGTTCTTCTTCATAAGTTGTATTAAACTGTTCGGAGTTGCTTTTGACTGTGTCCAGGCTTATGAAAATATCCCCAGATAGAATATTGTCTTCACAATAATCAAAAGTGATGATATCCGTGTAATAATCGTGTTGAAGGTATTCACGGTTAACTTCAAGAATTTTTTCATCAGAGCAAAAGATGTAAGCAATCTCTCCAATCTTTTTCTCATATGAATTAGCTACCGCTTTTATCCAAGCAGTATTCTCTCTTTTCTTAATGGCGGGCATTTTGACCCCGTCGGTCTGATAACTTATAGCCATAGATTTATTTAATAAAAGAATAAATAACAAACTGAAATAGCAACTATTACCCCAACTAGGTCGGCTATTAATCCACATGCCACTGCATGGCGTGTCTTTCTAATTCCTACACTACCAAAATATACAGCAAGAACGTAGAATGTAGTATCCGTAGATCCCTGGAAAATACACGAAAGGCGTCCGATAAAAGAGTCTGCGCCATAAGTTTTCATTGCATCGACCATTAATCCGCGGGCGCCACTTCCGCTTAAGGGTTTCATTAAAGCTGTAGGAAGTGCACCAACAAAACTAGTATCCAGGCCGCTGAGCTTTATCAGATATTCAATACCCTTGATAATTAAGTCCATGGTACCAGATGCTCTGAATACACCAACCCCAACAAGGATGGCTACTAAATAAGGGATAATTCTTACAGCCGTGGAGAATCCTTCTTTGGCACCTTCCACAAATGTTTCATATACATTTATTTTTTTTCTGATGCCTGATGCTATAAAGCAGAGGATGACAGAGAAAAGAAAGACATTAGCAAAAAGTGTTGAGTAAGTTCCTATCTGCTCTTTTGACATAGCACTGAACAGGCAGATAACCCCTCCAATAAATGCACTGATTATGCCTACGAAGGTGAATATAGCTTTGTTGAATAAGTTAATTCTCTGGAAAATGCTTACAGCTATTATTCCTGCTATTGCTGCGCAAAAGGTAGCAATCATAATTGGAACAAAAATATCTGTTGGTTGGGCAGCTCCTAGTTGGGCGCGATAAACCATAATACTTATAGGGATCAATGTTAACCCTGATGTATTAAGCACAAGAAACATAATCATAGGATTGCTTGCTGTTTTTTTATCCTTGTTCAGCTCTTGCAATTCTTTCATTGCTTTTAATCCCAAAGGAGTGGCAGCATTATCTAACCCTAGCATATTTGCTGATATATTCATAAAAATAGCGCCCATAGCCGGATGTCCTTTTGGTATATCCGGGAATAATTTGCAGAAAATCGGACTAAGCCAACGAGAAAGGCTTGCTATTAATCCTCCTTTTTCTCCAATTTTCATAATCCCTAGCCAGAGAGAGAGAATACCTGTTAGTCCCAATGAAATGTCGAATGCAGTTTTAGATGAACTGAAAGTAGAGTTCATTATTTCGCTAAATACCTGAGTATCTCCAAAAAAGATTAATCTTATCAAGGCTACGACGAACGCAATAACAAAGAAAGCAATCCAGATGTAATTCAATACCATAATGAGTGCATTTTAATATGTTTTGCAAAATTAGGAATATGTTTTTAGTTATTGCTGCTTTTTTTTCTGTTTTTATATACAAAGACTTGCAAAAAGACGAATCTTGTGTATAAAATGAACAGATAATCTATTCAGAGTTAACTTTTAGTATCAGGAATTTTAGCCTTTAGCTATGCATGAAGTGATAAATTGAAATCCAAGGGATAGAATGTTTGCCTGTTGAATGAATGAAGAAAAAGCTTTTTAAATAACAGGTCCTTAGATATTAATTGTCTGTAATTATCTGTTTACTATATTTATAGCATATTTGTTATAGCATTGGTAATTTTTATATATCATTATATAGTTACATGAATTTATATTCAATTTTTTCTTTCAATTTTATGTCTGATTTACCAAATAAGTTTTTAATCACTTTGTTTTATATGTTTTTTGTGTTTTAACTTTGAAATTTATTGTTATTCAAATTTATCTAATGGATAAGGTTTGATTAACAAATGTAAGCATAAAAAATATTACTTACTAAAATAAAGATTAACCAAATACACATGATTATTTACCTAATAAACATAAATTATTCCACATAGTACGTGCTTGCATTCATTGTGTTTTTTTTTATTTAATTATGAACTCTATCTTTGCGACATTAAACGGTATTCTAAAATTAATTTAATTTTAGAATAGAGGTTTAAAATATGATTTTTGCTATTTTTTTATGATATTGTATATTAATATTTGAAGGTCTAAAAATCAATATTATACCATTATATATATAATATAGCTCTTTATGTTTTTTTTTATAATATCAAATTTAGTGAATATAGAATGACTTATAGTACCCAATTTATATACATATTACGTACCTAGTTTTTCCTATTAAAAAAAATAAGATATAAATTCAACTACTGTTTGTTTTTACTCTATAAAAGTTATTTTAATATTTAATTAACACATATATTTCATAGTAATAAAGAATAAAATACTTAATTTATTAAATAGGATAATTCTATATCTTTAAATGATTATTGACTTTATATTTGTAAATCATGACTATATAATGTATTATATGATTGAATAAATTATAAAATAGTTCCTAGATCTTAAATATATATTCCTAAAACTTATATTCATGACTTTGATTGTAATATCGTATTAAAATCATCTATATATTAGCGGCTGATTATATTAAAATACATAATCAAATCTAAACATAAAATACATGCAGAGCATATTTAAGCAATTAGTAGCACAACTTGGTTTGTTAAAAGAAAGAGAATCTTTCCAAACAGAATCTGATATTATTGAAGCGATAAATCCTTCAATGATTGATTTGGATCAAGAAGTGCACATATATAAAGAGGTGCTTTATAATTTGGATTCTAAACAAATTTATCTGGATTCCTCTTTGTCACTTATAAAACTTAGTTCAGTAGTTGGAACAAATACTACTTACTTATCTAATTCTATTAATAAGTATTTTGGATGTAATTTTAAAACATTAATAAATAGGTATAGAATTGAATATTGTAAAAAACTGCTGGGAACGAATCCCATGTCTGTACCTATAAAGGAAATTGCAAAAAAATGTGGATTCTCTTCTGTTAGTGCATTTTATTCTTCTTTTAAAAAAATAACAGGAATTTCTCCTGTACAGTATAGAATATTGGTTATTTATAGGAATGAAACGAATAAAGAATTTGAAAAAGAGCTATAAATTTTAATTGAATGTAATTTAATTATAATTAATATGGAAGGGCGTCACATCGTTTTTAGTTGTGCACATCAAGTAAGGATGCCGACTACAAGAGGAATTTATGAGTTTATGAGAGATATTATAATGAAAAAATACACAAATATGTATTTTACTAATAGATTTTTAAATATAAAATTGTTTTAATTATGAGAAAAAAGTATTTTCTTTCTAGGTTGGCAATCTTTGGGTTACTAACTTTAGGCACAACTACTACTTTTGTAAGTTGTAGTAAAGATTACGATGGCGACATCGCTAATTTGCAAACTCAGATCACCGCAAATACAAAAGCGATCTCTGATATTCAGACTTTACTGAATAGCGGACAGTGGGTGAAGAGTGTTACTGCTGTAACTAATGGAGTTACCATAACCTTGGGAAATGGTACTGCATACACTATCACTAATGGTGCAACAGGTGCAACAGGTGCTGCTGGCGCAACAGGTGCTACAGGAAAAGCTGGTTCTGTAATTACTATTGGTACTAATGGTAATTGGTTTATTGATGGAGTTGATTCAGGTAAAACATCTAAAGGCGCAACAGGCGCAACAGGAGCTTATTACGTGCCTAATGCAGATGGTTACTGGCACAAAATTGATGGTACA
Encoded here:
- a CDS encoding adenine phosphoribosyltransferase; translation: MNKEKLIKSIRNVPNFPIPGIQFKDETTLFKDPDCLKELSDELYEMYKDKGITKVAGIESRGFIMGPILAARLGAGFIPIRKPGKLPAETLEESYNKEYGTDTIQVHKDAITEDDVVLLHDDLLATGGTMKAAIKLTKRFNPKAVYVNFIIELKELNGRAIFSEEDNIEAVLVL
- the mnmG gene encoding tRNA uridine-5-carboxymethylaminomethyl(34) synthesis enzyme MnmG; amino-acid sequence: MDFKYDVIVIGAGHAGCEAAAAAANLGSKTCLITMDMNKIAQMSCNPAVGGIAKGQIVREIDALGGYMGLVTDKTAIQFRMLNRSKGPAMWSPRAQCDRNKFIWTWREILENIPNLYIWQDTVKEIIVENGEIVGLKTYLDVEFRAKTVVLTAGTFLNGLMHIGKTKLSGGRMAEPASYLLTESIVQHGVKSDRMKTGTPVRIDGRSVNYDLMGTQDGEADFHKFSYMNTGTRHLKQLQCWTCYTNEEVHQILKDGLADSPLFNGQIQSIGPRYCPSIETKIVTFPDKNQHQLFLEPEGETTKELYLNGFSSSLPLDIQIRALKKIPAFKDLMIYRPGYAIEYDYFDPTQLKHTLESKIIKNLFFAGQVNGTTGYEEAGGQGIIAGINAHQNCHNGEPFVLGRNEAYIGVLIDDLVTKGVDEPYRMFTSRAEYRILLRQDDADMRLTERAYNLGLAKRDRYSLLIDKRTEINRIMEFAKTQSVKVGPINDALENLGTSTLKQGCKLIDLINRPQITLENISELIPAFKEKLDQIKDRREEIKEAAEILIKYEGYINREKLIANKIERLETIKIKGKLDYNTINSISTEARQKLIKIDPETIAQASRIPGISPSDINVLLVLLRK
- the ybeY gene encoding rRNA maturation RNase YbeY, whose amino-acid sequence is MAISYQTDGVKMPAIKKRENTAWIKAVANSYEKKIGEIAYIFCSDEKILEVNREYLQHDYYTDIITFDYCEDNILSGDIFISLDTVKSNSEQFNTTYEEELHRTIIHGILHLCGINDKGEGEREVMEAAENKALALLKD
- a CDS encoding nucleoside recognition domain-containing protein; protein product: MVLNYIWIAFFVIAFVVALIRLIFFGDTQVFSEIMNSTFSSSKTAFDISLGLTGILSLWLGIMKIGEKGGLIASLSRWLSPIFCKLFPDIPKGHPAMGAIFMNISANMLGLDNAATPLGLKAMKELQELNKDKKTASNPMIMFLVLNTSGLTLIPISIMVYRAQLGAAQPTDIFVPIMIATFCAAIAGIIAVSIFQRINLFNKAIFTFVGIISAFIGGVICLFSAMSKEQIGTYSTLFANVFLFSVILCFIASGIRKKINVYETFVEGAKEGFSTAVRIIPYLVAILVGVGVFRASGTMDLIIKGIEYLIKLSGLDTSFVGALPTALMKPLSGSGARGLMVDAMKTYGADSFIGRLSCIFQGSTDTTFYVLAVYFGSVGIRKTRHAVACGLIADLVGVIVAISVCYLFFY
- a CDS encoding helix-turn-helix domain-containing protein, with protein sequence MQSIFKQLVAQLGLLKERESFQTESDIIEAINPSMIDLDQEVHIYKEVLYNLDSKQIYLDSSLSLIKLSSVVGTNTTYLSNSINKYFGCNFKTLINRYRIEYCKKLLGTNPMSVPIKEIAKKCGFSSVSAFYSSFKKITGISPVQYRILVIYRNETNKEFEKEL